The Marivirga salinae DNA window TTGTAATTAATTCGATTCTGATAAAATTTTATGTTCTAAACTCGCTTTTACAAATCGCACAAACAAAGGATGTGGATTTAAAACAGTACTTTTTAGCTCAGGATGAAATTGTGTGCCCACAAACCAAGGATGCTCTGGAATCTCTACGATTTCGACTAATCCTGTTTTTGGATTAACTCCAGTAGCTTTCATGCCCGCAGCTTCAATATCCTGCAAATATCTATTATTAAATTCGTATCTGTGCCTATGACGCTCATTAATTTTAGTTTTTCCGTAAGCTTGGTATGATTTAGTATTCTTTTTTAGCTCACAAGCATAAGAACCCAATCGCATTGTACCTCCTTTTTGGGTAATGCTTTTTTGTTCTTCCATTAAATCAATGATAGGATTTTTAGTTTTAACCTCCATTTCTGTTGAAGAAGCATCCTTTAATCCTAATACATTTCTTGCAAATTCAACTACGGCACATTGCATTCCTAAGCAAATGCCAAAGAAAGGAAGTTTTTCTTCACGGCAATATTTTATAGTTTCAATTTTCCCTTCAATACCTCTTTCTCCAAAACCAGGTGCCACTAATACACCATGAACATTGGCAAGTAATGATTCTACATTTTCAGCATTTACCTCTTCAGAATGGATCCATTTTACGTTAACCTTAGTCTCATTTTCTGCACCAGCATGAATAAATGCCTCAGTAATAGACTTGTAAGCATCAGGTAATTCAATGTATTTACCAACTAAAGCAATATTGATATCTGAAATTGGATTTTTTAATTTCCCTAAGAAATTCTTCCATTGGGTCAACTCAGGCTCAACTTTATGTGATAGCTTCAATTTAGCTAAAACTCTTTCATCAAGCTTTTCTTTTCTCATTAGCAATGGCACATCATAAATTGAATCAGCATCCATGGCTTCGATTACAGAATTGATGTTTACGTTGCAGAAAAGGGCTAATTTCTTTCTGATTTCTTGAGGTAATTTATGCTCTGTTCTGCAAACTAGAATATCAGGTTGAATACCTGATTCAAGTAATTGCTTTACGGCATGCTGTGTAGGCTTAGTTTTTAATTCTCCAGCAGCTTTCAAATAGGGGATAAGGGTCAAATTAATAACTAGGAAGTTATTGGTTCCAACATCCCACTTTACTTGTCTTACGGCTTCAATAAAAGGTAAAGATTCAATATCACCTACACAACCTCCAATTTCTGTAATTACGATATCGTAATCGTTTTTTTCAGCTACAGCATAAATATTTCTTTTGATTTCATCAGTGATATGAGGAATTACCTGCACTGTTTTCCCTAAATAGGCACC harbors:
- a CDS encoding CTP synthase, producing the protein MASQKNTKFIFVTGGVTSSLGKGIIAASLAKLLQARGFSVTIQKLDPYINIDPGTLNPYEHGECFVTEDGAETDLDLGHYERFLNINTSQENNVTTGRIYNNVITKEREGAYLGKTVQVIPHITDEIKRNIYAVAEKNDYDIVITEIGGCVGDIESLPFIEAVRQVKWDVGTNNFLVINLTLIPYLKAAGELKTKPTQHAVKQLLESGIQPDILVCRTEHKLPQEIRKKLALFCNVNINSVIEAMDADSIYDVPLLMRKEKLDERVLAKLKLSHKVEPELTQWKNFLGKLKNPISDINIALVGKYIELPDAYKSITEAFIHAGAENETKVNVKWIHSEEVNAENVESLLANVHGVLVAPGFGERGIEGKIETIKYCREEKLPFFGICLGMQCAVVEFARNVLGLKDASSTEMEVKTKNPIIDLMEEQKSITQKGGTMRLGSYACELKKNTKSYQAYGKTKINERHRHRYEFNNRYLQDIEAAGMKATGVNPKTGLVEIVEIPEHPWFVGTQFHPELKSTVLNPHPLFVRFVKASLEHKILSESN